The genomic region CTGGTGTGTCGATCGTAAACTCTGGTAGTGACGACTCGCTGAAGCTGTCCGTACCGATCGTGCCCCGGTTCGACTGGATCCAGAAAACGTCCGAGTTGACACTGATCTTCTACACGCGTTCGCTAGCGAATCCGGGCGTAGTAGTGGAGTGTGTGGATCATCTCGAGGTGACGGTGACGTTGCTGCTGGAGGCGAGCGTTGAACACCGGTATCGCTTTCACCTCACGAACAACGTCCAGTGGCCCTGTACCGCCCGTACCTCGCTCGAGACGGGCAAGATCGAACTGATGTTCACCAAGCTGTGTCCCGCGCTGTGGACTAGCTACGGGCAGATGACGTACGAGCGGTGCGAGAACTGCGAGATGCAGCTACACGAGTACGACGTAGCGACGCGGGTTGAGATCACGCACGATTCCTGCGCGTTGTTGCTGCGACCGAAAAATAACTGTCTGTTGCAGGTTACCCCCGTCGGTTACCACGTGTCCGTGTCGGCTTCCATCGAGGGCGGTGAGTACGTCTCCCGAAGTTACACACCGGTGCCGGCGGCTTGGATCAGCACGGACTGCCCCGCTACGTCCGTGCCCCTTCTCGTCAAGTCCTACCAGGACGGGTGCCTTTCGAAGCAGCTCACACGGCCCGCACCGCTGGCCACCTCGCTGCAACTTTCGCAACCCAGCGGAAACTTTGCGCTGAGCAAACTGCGGCACCACAATCGGTTTGCGCTGCTGGCCGCGGGCAGCGGACTGACACCGATGTTGGCCTTACTCGACTATCTGTTAGACCGGACCAGCAACCGGATGTAAGTACATGTTTTTACGAGACAAggggaaaaacatcaaaagacACACGGCTCGTAAGATGATAAGAATCCATGCCCACTTGAACCTTTTTCAGGGGAAAATACCGCTCGAAGGGGACATTTTGTTTAAAGATTATTCCAAATACTGgaagtaaatttagtttggtgtgattttttttcagattCTAAGACCACTTTCTCGGTTTGATGAATTTTCTCCTCCGATTATGGAGGGTTTGAagattgcatttgtttttccctacAACGTAACTGCACATTTTGTCTTTCTTACAtcgttcttttgttttttgtcgtGGACTTGGATGGATTTAAATTCACTAACTGATACACTAAAGTAAGGTAATGTGAGGCAAGATGCCTCacttaaacgaaaaaaagaatttaattCATTCATGAAAAATACCGTAAATTTTCACTGGTCGATTCACTATCGTCTCTTTTAGTgcttaaacaataaaaaagtatGTATTTTACATTAACTTAAaattgggggtgcccatggcgcagcggtatgcgaggaaacaccacgccgcAGGTTGTgtgatcgaatctcgagtctggcaccctccggtattacgaatgGCAGGCCGGCGATCAATAATGTACCGTCATTCGCTTACTGCAACGCGGAGAGatgccttgtcccactaggggatgttgtgccacagaatttaaaaaaaatgacattAAAATAGCCAAGATGGTGGGGTAGAATGCATTCAtgcattgcattgcattgcaGAATCCTatgaattcaattcaataagAGCTTCTTATCCAGACatgaattttttttagtaaaatttgcaattttaaCAAATGGTAGGCTATGACAGACACATAGAACACATTCTCAATTTAATGTGGTATCCCGTATACAAACTCCgctaactgagtggttccattagacagtacgATTGAGTGAAGCGAGCgcgtaagcgagatgcactgATGTAACGCTTTTCTTacgcttagatagcaatatagcaacgaacgagcgaagcgagcgcgaaAGCGAGATGCACTGCAGCATACCAGTTTTCCCACGcgttctgcttttgctatggATACTAAGGATGAAGGGGAAATTTTTTTTGCGCTCTGATCCGGTGAACGATTTGATGAGCGAGTTTTTGGTAGtcgatggttacattgattatcgatggttactttaccggaaaataaaacagagcAAACACAAATCTGCagacacagtttcattcaatgtTTGTAATAggagggaaatgaaacgttttcgtgattttggggacaatttcaaatcgaacgttgcatttactcttgggaaaaaggtggtgctgcaacgtgatgcaaataaccaacgcagaataaaattaataatcaaaCTACATCTGTAAGGTTAGGCCCTGTAGcagggccctgtaaccgggaatTGTCAACGGGCTGACTttccgggccctgtaaactgaGACCTGTAAGTGgaccgtgtaaccgggccctgtaaattgaCCGTGTTacagggccctgtaaacgggccctgttaCCTGgttctgtaaacgggtcctctAAACGAGTCCTGAaactgggtcctgtaaactggccctgtaaacgtgccgtgttaccaggctctgtaaacgggtcctgtataCGGGTCCTGTTATCGGGCCATGTTacagggccctgtaaacgggctctgTCCTGTAACTGgaccgtgtaaccgggccgttttacctagtgaatttcaaacaatATATTAATGCTGATGCTTGAACGTTTTAGGTTACTTCCGTAATGTTAGCTTTAACCAGTTCCGAGCGATTGCCAGCTAATTGGAACATGATCCATGGTTGTGTGGTTTTGGTAAGGGCGACATAAAGCCTCTTGTGGTTAGCTTACATCACCAATTGGACCGTCCCAAAAGTATcttttgtaattaaattttcatttgacaAACAATAGTTTTGATTTGGCTTTGATTTGATTAAGAACACCGTATAACGTAAGTGTATCCCCGTGATTCAAATTCTCTGGCGCCAAAGTCCGAAAGGTAGAAACTTGAGTCACCACAAATCAATTGCCTTTTTTTATTGCGTACGGTAGAACTTTTCACCTTCATGAGAACAGAAAATCGTTACGCAACCACAGCGAAACGGGCAATCAATTATTGCTTATCCCTATGGCCAAGtgtatgaaatgaaaacaacttaTGTCTAAGTTAAAACTGGTCCACCTCATcgagagaggaagaaaatataaactagACTAGATCTACCGCTACACTGACGTAACTCGATTTCAATCTATTTTCATCGGATTTTCTTTGCCTTACCTTTCTTTCCACCACAGAGAACACATCTGCCTGCTGTACTTCAACAAAACCGAAGCCGATATCTGGTGCCGGGAGaggttggaaaatttatgcaaaaaggACAAAAGGTAATTTATTATCTCACGGGCACTCAGACGGGTGCACTTCTGCTTCCGCCCAGCGTATGGTCTTGCGTTTCCCTGCCGAACCAACAACAGGAACGAAAACTTTTGTGCTTCACCGGAGGGTGGGACCCACCGGTGGTGGACCCATTTTGGGATgggttttatgtatttttgtttcgctcaCTGCGATTGTGGCTCGGTGTGGAACGATTCTCGAGGCTCTTTGTCACAAGGACCCGATCGAATACGTATCCAGATGGCTGCAGGAAGCTGACGGAACCAGCCGACGTGTGACAATAATTCCATTGTTTCGATTCATcgtgttgaattgatttcggCCGGCTAGTTGGCATGCATATATTTGAAGGAACATTTGTTGATAGTCAATCGCTTGCCGGTTAGTAAGTGAAACAGGAGCAGATAGCGGGAGGAACTATGTGCCAACTGGGTGGTGAGTTTGTAGCTGAATTATTCATGATCAAACCGGTTTGAACTGAATTATACGGTCGAGGTACATATTTTATGCTGGCTGAGCCATGGCCGTTATTTGGACGATAGGATAAGAATGAAATATGAAAGGGTATGAGAGTTTTATTTAAGCTTCATCTTTACTTCAAACGCTGCAGTAGggatttcaatttattatgtATATGCTGCATATAAATTATGTAACACGAAAAAGTCTTTCCGAGTAgtcatttaaaaacaactttttgaatTAATTACAAACGTTTGTAGTAATTTCTTTCAACAAATGCTCTCAGCTGTAGAGCGACCTAAAAACGACCAAGGCCTGCAGCGTCTGATTAGTTCAACAGCAAACATCCGCATCACGTCGAAAACTTCTCCCCACAATCAAGTCAATTACACATCACATTTTACGTTAAGACTTTGCCTTGTAGCAAATGTTAGCACTTTTCCATATTGACCACTACGGACGAGCCAACCGTTTCCCGACGCGGCAAAAGATGATAGTCAGCGTACCACACAGCGAGCATTAATTAGTTTCCCGCTGTGGGGatgaaattatttatgaaactTTACCAGTTGGCTGGATCTCAGGCTTTGTTTCACTGTACGGGATTTTATGTTTCAGTAAGAAACTCTTACAAAAAAGAGGTCGGCTGTGAAAGGCAGCGCCCTCAGCGTTTCTCAACTTATTCAATCGTGCGAATGCTAAATTAGTCTCCAAAATTTAAGGATAATTGTAATATTTCAGGACTTGCGATATGAAGAAGTATGCTATATTTTGAATTTGctatttattattaaatacaattaaattatttccacATATTTTTCATATCTTGCACGGCATTTCTTGTATATTCtaagtgttaaaaaaaacgtatGTGTGAAAAGATGTGCTGTATTAAATGTGAATAATGCTTGAGAATCCCTAAGGTAGGTTATCCCTCTTTCGCTAGATACCCCACATTACAAAAGTCGTTCACGGAACGGCAGCCGTCGAGAGTACTCTTGAAGACGGCTGAAACCGGTTGCGATAATTTCCAGGATGCGTTCCATTTGCGTTATTTTTGCTCGTCCCGTTGGCCGCACCGACCAATTACGATGCTCCACATTACGGTTAATGCTGCCTGAGGGTGCTCACGGACACAAATTTCCTGGCTGTTTCGAGGCGTGTTTATCGAGTTACACCCACTTCCCCCACCGGTTGGCGAATGCCCAAATGAATGATTCTATTTAAAACCATAAGGCTAAATTACATTATCACATCTCACAGTTGCGGCTTTGGGGTACCAATGCTTTATGAGGGTTCTTTTCTACAGCATTACCCTAAAAAAACGATACTCTGTGCCATAAAATATGTAGCCCTGTTGAAGCAGCAAAGAGTTTATCGTGGTACGGGACAAAACAGTTTGAGAAACAAGGGAAGAAGAGAGACTTTTTGTGACgttatgtaaacaaacaacactaaatttaaatttttatttttattaaactaTAATACACAGAGATACGCAATAAGTAATAGTTTTTCAACATTATGTATGCTATCATATTATAAAGACTAAAGTCAATCTAATGTAATCATTAATTGTATATAACTAGATGACCTGCatttgattttcaaaaaatgtactattagattttcataaatttgttaGATTGATATGTGTTGAGCAAAGTTGAATCAAACAGCAAAAAATCACTAAAGCAGACAGTTTTTACCTCTAAAATTTTGTTGGAAATAGGCTGGACATAAAATAAGTTAGCACAATCACACATCTGCAACAATAACGTATTAGCATAACATTAGCATTAAAGTTTAATAATAAATCAATGTTTTGACATTAGCAAAACCACTCATAGTGGTTTAATAAAAACTATCGCACATTATCTTCTTTGTTTAAAAAGGACGCCTCTATCCGACGAGGCATCcttttcaaaatatattttccaatgGAGTTCGCTATTATTAACCAGAATCTTCGATGATTGTTTCAACATAGCGCTAGCAGGCTTCTTACTTTTTTCATCTATAGTTTATTCTAGATAAGTTAACCAATTGTATGCAATATTTCTGATCTGTTGGAGAAATTACATATTCCTAAATCTTACATAGACATACATTCAGAAGGTCATCCGTTGACATCAGTTTAGCAATGAAGCAAAATCATCTGGAGCCGTTAATAATACTCCAAAAAGCAAACGTTTCGGTCAGTGGTCTGTGAGAAAATGTGTGTTCTGTCTTTCGCATAAAATGATGATCACAAATGGCTCTCGTTAAGcgttaaattatgttttcgtAAAATCTTTGACATTTCACTCCAACCGTTACAAAATCAAATAATCAACCGGAAAAGTGGTGCCAGCTTCAACGCCACCTTCAGGCTGTTGATTTTCATATGATTGGGAAAAATAGTCCCACACACGAAAGCCATTCCTCgtgtttatttagttttttttttgtggaatcATCTTGTCCATCTTAGGCTTGCTCAAAGAAGCGTGTATGATTCGATCTGACATAACTCAATAAATCGAATTGTCCCATCCAAGGTTCTAATGGTTCCATTCTCTTTCTTGCTTCTTTCACCCCTGCGCTTCCATCTAGGTTTATCCTCCGACATATCCTCTCAGAGACGACGCTACCCGAtttatcatcatcgccatcggcTACCACATCTCTGTCGGTAGGATCGCCGCAGATTGACGGGCCGTCGGACGCTGAGAATCACGCCAGTTACGCGCACGGACGCATTTCGCTCGATATCGTCCGTCAGCTAACCACGCAAAGCTCCCCCCTGTACGCCAGCTACTGCTGCCTGTGCGGTCCGAAGCCGTTCAACGAATTGTGCCTCCAGCACTTTCGGGAGACGGACCACAATCCGAACCATCTGCACTGCTTCCAGGGTTAGGGTGATTGGATAGAAGACAACCAAGACCGATGTGTGGCTCGAGATTGTGATAGGGTCCCTCTAGGATAGACCTTTCCTCTCCGAGCGACCAGGAGACGATGAGTATGGTAGAGGGGATGATGAAGCCGGTGGAAATTGCGAACTGAAACGAGTTTCCGTACCAGCAAACTAAAGCACCAAAATCACCTATAGCAAAAGTACACCAATAGGGAGCCGCAAAATAGCccctagaataacgaaacgtAGAATCGGCAAAACCAATTTGGTCCGCGAACTGAATCagacaaaaagcaaaaatgggACGTTAACAAAACAGAACATAGAAATCTATTTAACTGCAAATGGATCAATAtagaaatagaaacaaaacaagagaAGCACCAAAAGCACCTACGAGGCAGCGTTAAAACGGGTAGCAAGCAGAACACTGGCGCACATCACATGTTAGGTAGAATGTAGGGCACGCGTCTCTGATGGTCGCAATCGTGCACTCGTTTCGCCGGTCCCGGCATCGTTGTCGTTGTTAGAGagctgtttttgttgttgtgttgtaatTTAGCGATACATTCGGAACAGGTAATTAGCGTAACGGAAATGATAGAACACTAAACCGTTGATAGGGAAAGAGCATCAAGCGGTAACATGGGCCGTACCGTGGCCGAGAGAACCAATTTTCGGGCGGGAATCTAATCGTTTTATGTCTGGCTTAATGTGTGAAGGCATGTTGAAAGCGAAAATGGAGAAACCGAAGGTAACAGAAAGCTTCTTTTACACAGTGTGTTTGGTATTATAAGACTAGCTAACAGTATGAAAATCAGAcaaggagaatgagaaaaCAAGAATGGAGAGTTCATGTCGTGGCAGGCAACTAGAAGAAATAGAATATTTAAACAACAAATAGGAATAAACCAAATAGTACTGAGATGtctattttgaaaacatgtGACGCCTTCCTTTATTTACCTACTGACCAATGAAATATAATGATTCTCATCCGAAACAAAGAACGACTGGTTGGCAGGAAAGTTATGCCATGTTGAAGAAAGCTAAACTTGGATctaattacaaattaaatcattcaaaatataTTAATTTAAAGCTTATTACGGTGCGTACTACATTATTGGACGAATGGTTCTTTACTAAActattaaattgttttaaccTACAACTTTCCTATTTGCTGCGTACTGCATGTAACAACGGCTAGCAAGTTCCGTTTCATTTCACTTGATATGTTATTATAACCTACTTTGCTTCCTTGTGTACAAACTGTCTACTATCGTTTAGTAGAAAGTAGCGGAGGCGCTTGCACTGGTGCAATGGTAGAGATAGCAGTGGGCTATATTTCTTAATTATTCCTTCAGCTCGCTATCCTTAATTACTTTACCTAAACTATACCTAACGATTCAATCTAACTATCAGGACCTCCCTTACTCAAAATGGAGTTTCGGTTAGTGGGTTGTATGGCAAACTCCCCCATCTTCTAATCGATATTCCAGCATTAGGTCTAATTTTGGCACAATGTATATGTATATGTATGCATGCTATGTGACGTTCTTGAAAGCCAGATCCGTGGAATAATGCAATTGCCGACGCGACTCCATCTAGAATGTATGAGAAAATCATTCATTAACCAGCCGCGGGAAAACCACATCACGGTACGTTTGTCACAATCATCCACCCTACCTTCCTTCCCTCCTTTCAGCTGATGCCACCTAACGTTGCTCCCATTTTGGGTAGGCGCCTAATTTAGGTAGCAGGATTCGTACGTCGGCACCATGTACTTGATGTTGATGAAGGCGTCCTCGCCACCGTGCCGCTCCAGCACCTGCAGCGTCTCGTCGATCAAATCGCCCACGTTCATGTTATTTTTCTGGCCGTAATCGATCGCATCGCCGGAGTTGACTGCGGGATGGAACAGAGAGGGGAGGGGGTAGCACTCGATCAGTGGTGTTAAGTGGAATCGTTAATAGTTAATAGTTATTACATCGACCATACGAGGCGGCAGCGATGGTGCGTAAGGAGCGAGTGGGAAATTAAACCGAACGCTGGAACGCTATTATGCTGTAGATATTCTAAGGCCCATTTCTCTGTAGAGAATCTATATGTTCCATGGTAGCGTTcgaaaaaacaatcaactaaAAAGAATACTGTCTTTATGACGGATTTTCGTCCTTATTTTATTGTACGGTTTGGTACAGAAGCATCAGCTTGATTAGCTTTTggtatacttttttttcctaggAATCGAATTCGTTCTTTCATTACATTATTACTGGTTCGGCAAatctttaaaattttgttcaatCTTATCCTAACCAAAGTAATGAACATGTTGTTTAGGGCAGGTTTACAGCAAACAGAGCAACAACCAAACCTACTACCTACTAGCTACTACTAGTGGAAACTATAAAATAATGTATGACCAGTGACATTGGTATTTAtgaatctgttttttttttcctttatagTTATTCGTATTACATCAAGATTGCTCTCATATCGATAGCGCCGAGTATACTGAAGCACACTAGCACGCTATGTCTTCAAGCGTGCCAGAACGAGACCGAAAAGATTAAGTCACAGTCAGCTAACAAAATGCTTTAGTATTGCTAGCACACTCCCAAAATAGCTTCCGCACTAAATTGATCCGGATCGGCCGCTTGCGGCgtaaaacaaatgattttttaaagcCCATGACATTGTGAAATGACAACAAAATATCCCATCGTAAaggaccaggcgtctccatttgttgtgaaaaaaatgaaagaagacGTTTTTAAAAGCTATCCAACACCCTGTTCGTGCCTTCGTTAACGACACGTAATGTTCAACTCGAAGAATAAATTATCATCGTTCGACAACAGAAATGAAACGAAGACAATTAAGAAGCAGTCATAGTTCATTGCTCAAGGCAGAAGTAATAAATGACACCCCATTGTTAAAAGTCTTTCACAAGTATGGGGGCGCAAATATGCCGAGAGAGTGGCGACTAATAAACGCGAAAATGGACGGGATGgagacaattttcaaatgctCACTAACCGGCACGTTAAGAACAATTACTGTACCCAAGGTTATAGGCAGCGGACCA from Anopheles coustani chromosome 3, idAnoCousDA_361_x.2, whole genome shotgun sequence harbors:
- the LOC131260212 gene encoding cytochrome b5 reductase 4; its protein translation is MERNDKLQLPMLNKEVNNASTSPLKSPIQQSQLLPKQSSSSATGNPRNKTALKPGHSLMDWIRLGNSGTDLTGTGGRVQPVSHAELAKHDRLDDAWMAIRGKVYNVTRYMNFHPGGADELIRGIGKDATKLFEEVHAWVNYESLLAKCYVGPLRNTATVTLGDGKIPSSKLPPPPPSFLTATTNTMPSRAAKETLTINPLTASERPDPSDGLPESESPGVSIVNSGSDDSLKLSVPIVPRFDWIQKTSELTLIFYTRSLANPGVVVECVDHLEVTVTLLLEASVEHRYRFHLTNNVQWPCTARTSLETGKIELMFTKLCPALWTSYGQMTYERCENCEMQLHEYDVATRVEITHDSCALLLRPKNNCLLQVTPVGYHVSVSASIEGGEYVSRSYTPVPAAWISTDCPATSVPLLVKSYQDGCLSKQLTRPAPLATSLQLSQPSGNFALSKLRHHNRFALLAAGSGLTPMLALLDYLLDRTSNRIEHICLLYFNKTEADIWCRERLENLCKKDKRFILRHILSETTLPDLSSSPSATTSLSVGSPQIDGPSDAENHASYAHGRISLDIVRQLTTQSSPLYASYCCLCGPKPFNELCLQHFRETDHNPNHLHCFQG